The following are encoded together in the Serratia odorifera genome:
- the uraH gene encoding hydroxyisourate hydrolase, which translates to MSNISTHILDTALGKPAAQVRVWLELSHNQQWQTLVESCTDADGRVGDLTPSGLTAGHYRLCADLGSYFAAAGRDTLYATAIIDFVISDATQHYHLPLLVAPYAYSTYRGS; encoded by the coding sequence ATGAGTAATATCAGCACCCATATTCTTGATACCGCGCTCGGTAAGCCTGCCGCGCAGGTACGCGTCTGGCTGGAACTGAGCCACAACCAGCAATGGCAGACGCTGGTGGAAAGCTGCACCGATGCCGACGGCCGGGTGGGAGATCTTACGCCCTCGGGCCTGACGGCCGGACATTATCGCCTGTGCGCCGATCTAGGCAGCTACTTTGCCGCCGCCGGGCGCGACACGCTGTACGCGACGGCGATTATCGATTTTGTCATCAGCGATGCCACGCAGCATTACCACCTGCCGCTGCTGGTCGCGCCGTATGCGTATTCAACCTATCGCGGAAGTTGA
- the uraD gene encoding 2-oxo-4-hydroxy-4-carboxy-5-ureidoimidazoline decarboxylase: MKLQQFNALPVAEAAALLRPCVAIDSWIDAVLAARPFADRDSVLACGAQAAQRWQPEEIARALAQHPRIGERAQGQGREAQLSAREQSAVDAQDRTLAQALLDGNRRYEAKFGQVFLIRAAGRDGQAILQALERRLQNTPRQEQQETAEQLREIVQLRLKELFSDE; the protein is encoded by the coding sequence ATGAAACTGCAACAATTTAACGCCTTGCCGGTGGCGGAGGCGGCCGCATTGCTACGCCCATGCGTGGCCATCGACAGCTGGATTGACGCGGTGCTGGCCGCGCGACCTTTCGCCGATCGCGACAGCGTCCTGGCCTGCGGCGCCCAGGCCGCGCAGCGGTGGCAGCCAGAGGAGATCGCGCGGGCGCTGGCACAGCATCCACGTATCGGTGAGCGCGCGCAGGGCCAGGGGCGCGAAGCACAGTTGTCGGCGCGTGAACAGTCGGCGGTCGACGCGCAGGATCGGACGTTGGCGCAGGCGTTGCTGGACGGCAACCGCCGTTACGAGGCGAAGTTTGGCCAGGTGTTTCTGATCCGCGCCGCCGGCCGCGACGGACAGGCCATTTTGCAGGCGTTGGAACGGCGGTTGCAGAACACCCCACGGCAGGAGCAGCAGGAAACGGCAGAGCAACTGCGCGAAATCGTTCAACTGCGTTTAAAGGAGTTATTCAGCGATGAGTAA
- the hpxK gene encoding allantoate amidohydrolase, translating into MAAGIGAAAAELAAARVMARSDALAEISATPGQLTRVYLSAEHVRANQRVGDWMRSLGMTVWQDSVGNICGRYEGLTPDAPALLLGSHLDTVRNAGRYDGMLGVLTALEVVAHLHVQQRRLPVAIEVIGFADEEGTRFGITLLGSKGVTGQWPADWLTRTDADGISVAQALRHVGLDPDRIGEARRAHHEICAYLELHIEQGPCLEAAGLALGVVTAINGARRLNCTFSGEAGHAGTVPMSQRKDALAAAAEWMVAVERLTCESDPHLVATVGRIDSLPGAVNVIPGQVQLSLDVRGPQDGPLAALLATLLQQAQAICARRGLQFASEEFYRINATACDDEIQQRWHSAVMQVQGSSIALPSGAGHDAIAIAQHWPVGMLFVRCDRGISHHPDESVTLSDVASAIRAYCQMVESWGTSA; encoded by the coding sequence ATGGCGGCGGGGATCGGCGCCGCAGCGGCCGAACTGGCGGCAGCACGGGTAATGGCACGCAGCGATGCGCTAGCGGAAATCAGCGCCACCCCCGGCCAACTGACGCGGGTGTATCTGTCCGCCGAACATGTGCGCGCCAATCAGCGGGTGGGCGACTGGATGCGCAGCCTGGGGATGACGGTTTGGCAAGACAGCGTCGGCAATATCTGCGGTCGCTATGAAGGGCTGACTCCCGATGCACCGGCGCTGTTGCTGGGGTCGCATCTGGATACGGTGCGCAACGCCGGCCGTTACGACGGCATGCTCGGCGTGCTGACCGCGTTGGAAGTGGTGGCGCATCTGCATGTCCAGCAGCGCCGTCTGCCGGTGGCGATTGAAGTGATCGGCTTTGCCGACGAAGAAGGTACGCGCTTTGGCATCACCCTGCTGGGCAGCAAAGGCGTTACCGGTCAGTGGCCTGCCGACTGGCTGACGCGCACCGATGCCGACGGCATCAGCGTTGCGCAGGCGCTGCGGCATGTCGGGTTGGATCCGGACAGAATTGGCGAAGCCAGGCGCGCCCACCATGAGATTTGCGCCTACCTGGAACTGCATATCGAACAAGGCCCGTGTCTGGAAGCGGCCGGTCTGGCGCTCGGCGTGGTGACGGCGATCAACGGTGCACGACGCCTGAACTGCACCTTCAGTGGCGAGGCCGGTCATGCCGGCACCGTGCCGATGTCGCAGCGCAAGGATGCGCTGGCCGCCGCCGCCGAGTGGATGGTCGCAGTGGAGCGACTCACCTGCGAGAGCGATCCGCATTTGGTGGCGACGGTTGGGCGTATCGACAGCCTGCCGGGGGCGGTCAACGTGATCCCGGGACAGGTGCAGCTTTCACTCGACGTGCGTGGTCCACAGGACGGCCCGCTGGCGGCGCTGTTGGCTACCCTGTTGCAGCAGGCGCAGGCCATATGCGCTCGCCGTGGCCTGCAGTTTGCCAGCGAAGAGTTTTACCGGATTAACGCGACCGCCTGCGACGATGAAATACAGCAGCGCTGGCATAGTGCGGTGATGCAGGTGCAGGGCAGCAGTATCGCCTTGCCCAGCGGCGCAGGGCATGACGCCATCGCCATTGCCCAGCACTGGCCGGTTGGCATGCTGTTCGTTCGCTGCGATCGCGGCATTAGCCATCATCCTGATGAGTCCGTCACGCTATCGGACGTGGCGTCGGCGATTCGGGCCTATTGCCAGATGGTGGAAAGCTGGGGGACGTCGGCATGA